In one window of Candidatus Scalindua sp. DNA:
- a CDS encoding AAA family ATPase, whose translation MIDKNQRQLIRSLQNPSVYPHDADRLELIETHISWVFLSGSYAYKIKKALNLGFMDCSTLAKRKFYCEEELRLNGRLAPELYLAVVPITGTPDQLQLGGSGEAFEYAVKMCRFPQQALLSHMLQQHLLADTHISQVIAQVADFHQTIPAATPGTRYGNPDHVAAPVHENFVQIRERMHAPRHLELLDQLEVWAEHQYESCYPHFRQRKEQGFIRECHGDMHLGNMAVVDDRVVIFDGIEFNPDLYWIDVMSEVAFLCMDLEYHGKHNLACRFLNSYLERTGDYQGLRVFRYYQAYRAMVRAKVACIRLGQQAVSDLQSSDMQEFECYLQLALSYTQPQQPALFITHGLSGSGKSTLSGPLVESLAAIRIRSDRERQRMFGKGRRQGEASTISEGVYSEDAGRQTYGKLAELAEAVLQSWYSVIIDATFLERQQRKPFKQLADRLGVPIRILFFRADADVLRQRIQNRQREGRDISEADLSVLEHQLAAYAGLDDDEQGYTVTIDTESVSESEQILALVNQAL comes from the coding sequence ATGATTGATAAAAACCAGCGCCAATTGATCCGCTCTCTACAGAATCCCTCGGTATACCCGCACGACGCTGATAGGCTTGAGCTGATCGAAACCCATATTTCTTGGGTTTTCCTGAGTGGATCGTATGCCTATAAGATTAAAAAGGCGCTCAATCTCGGGTTCATGGACTGCTCGACGCTGGCCAAACGCAAATTCTATTGCGAAGAGGAACTGCGCCTCAATGGCAGGCTGGCGCCTGAACTCTACTTGGCGGTTGTTCCTATTACCGGCACACCCGACCAGCTGCAACTGGGAGGATCAGGTGAAGCCTTCGAATACGCAGTGAAAATGTGCCGTTTTCCGCAGCAGGCACTGTTGAGCCATATGCTGCAACAGCATCTTCTGGCCGATACTCACATCAGTCAGGTCATTGCCCAGGTTGCAGACTTTCACCAGACCATTCCGGCAGCAACTCCCGGCACCCGATATGGAAATCCTGATCACGTCGCCGCACCGGTGCATGAAAATTTTGTGCAAATTCGAGAGCGTATGCACGCTCCCCGACATCTTGAATTGCTTGATCAGCTGGAAGTATGGGCCGAACACCAATACGAATCGTGTTACCCGCATTTTCGGCAGAGAAAAGAACAGGGCTTTATTCGTGAATGCCATGGTGATATGCATCTGGGCAATATGGCGGTGGTCGACGATCGAGTGGTCATCTTTGATGGTATCGAGTTTAATCCTGATCTCTACTGGATTGACGTAATGAGCGAGGTAGCTTTCCTGTGCATGGACCTCGAGTACCACGGGAAGCACAATCTTGCCTGCCGTTTTTTGAACAGCTATCTGGAAAGGACCGGGGATTATCAGGGGCTGCGGGTATTTCGCTACTACCAGGCTTACCGTGCCATGGTGCGAGCCAAAGTCGCGTGTATTCGTTTGGGCCAGCAAGCCGTGTCCGACCTGCAATCGTCAGACATGCAGGAATTCGAGTGTTATCTACAGCTCGCGCTCAGCTACACACAGCCGCAACAGCCTGCATTATTCATCACCCATGGCTTGTCGGGCAGCGGCAAGTCCACCCTCTCGGGGCCATTGGTTGAGTCATTGGCAGCAATAAGAATTCGCTCGGATCGCGAGCGACAGCGAATGTTCGGTAAAGGCAGGCGGCAAGGTGAGGCGTCCACTATCAGTGAAGGGGTGTACTCCGAAGACGCCGGTCGGCAAACCTATGGGAAACTTGCAGAACTTGCCGAGGCTGTTCTGCAATCCTGGTATTCCGTAATCATTGACGCGACGTTTCTCGAACGCCAGCAGAGAAAACCTTTTAAGCAACTGGCGGATCGTCTCGGTGTGCCGATTCGTATCCTGTTCTTTCGTGCCGATGCCGATGTGCTTCGACAGCGCATTCAAAACCGCCAGCGTGAAGGCCGCGACATCTCGGAAGCAGATCTCAGCGTGCTTGAGCATCAGCTCGCGGCGTACGCGGGACTCGATGACGATGAGCAGGGCTATACCGTTACCATTGATACCGAATCGGTCTCAGAATCTGAGCAGATTCT
- a CDS encoding 4Fe-4S binding protein, whose product MSSFILWTAFIVTGLMLLKDVIGFPVKAAEANLYWYKILVDVWLVGIISVILYPFLGGKVWCRYWCPLVKLMDIFSHRLI is encoded by the coding sequence ATGAGTAGTTTCATTCTCTGGACGGCGTTTATAGTTACTGGATTAATGCTTCTGAAGGACGTTATAGGGTTTCCGGTCAAAGCGGCAGAGGCAAATTTATATTGGTACAAGATTCTCGTAGATGTGTGGCTTGTCGGTATTATTTCTGTTATACTGTACCCATTTCTCGGTGGTAAAGTATGGTGCCGGTATTGGTGTCCATTGGTAAAATTGATGGATATCTTTAGCCACCGGCTTATCTAA